One window from the genome of Cyclobacterium amurskyense encodes:
- the hemB gene encoding porphobilinogen synthase, with protein sequence MLRRPRRNRKSPAIRALIEETRLSVKDFILPLFLIDGINQKVPVKSMPGIYRYSLDQMLIEIESCLKLGITTFDIFPAYTEDKKDRWATESHREDTFYLKALFTIKQTFPEACVMTDVAMDPYSIDGHDGLVENGKILNDETLEILGKMTLAQARAGADIIGPSDMMDGRVGYLRRLLDKNGFQDVSIMSYTAKYASAFYNPFRDALDSAPKAGDKKTYQMDPSNSQEALIEGQLDFDEGADFLMVKPALAYLDIIKLLHDQFPLPIAAYNVSGEYAMIKASATNGWLDGERAMTESLLSIKRAGAKVILTYFAKEFALLQQ encoded by the coding sequence ATGTTGAGAAGGCCCAGAAGAAATAGAAAATCTCCAGCTATTCGTGCGTTGATTGAAGAAACTAGACTGTCTGTCAAAGATTTTATTCTACCATTGTTTTTAATTGATGGAATCAACCAGAAGGTACCCGTAAAGTCTATGCCTGGAATATATCGGTATTCCTTGGATCAAATGTTAATAGAAATTGAAAGCTGCCTTAAATTAGGCATCACTACCTTTGATATTTTCCCAGCATATACTGAAGATAAAAAAGATCGATGGGCTACAGAAAGCCATCGAGAAGACACCTTTTACTTAAAAGCACTCTTTACCATTAAGCAAACTTTCCCGGAAGCATGCGTTATGACGGATGTAGCCATGGATCCCTATAGTATAGATGGACATGACGGACTTGTCGAGAATGGGAAAATACTGAACGATGAAACCCTGGAAATTTTAGGGAAAATGACTCTTGCCCAAGCAAGGGCTGGTGCAGACATAATAGGCCCATCCGACATGATGGATGGACGAGTAGGCTATTTGAGAAGATTACTTGATAAAAATGGTTTCCAAGACGTATCGATTATGTCTTATACAGCAAAGTACGCAAGCGCTTTTTACAACCCTTTCCGAGATGCACTAGACTCTGCCCCTAAAGCTGGAGACAAAAAAACCTACCAAATGGATCCTTCAAATAGCCAGGAGGCTTTGATTGAAGGCCAATTGGATTTTGATGAAGGCGCAGATTTTCTAATGGTGAAGCCGGCCCTAGCCTATTTAGACATCATTAAACTATTGCATGACCAGTTTCCCCTCCCAATAGCAGCTTATAACGTAAGTGGTGAATATGCCATGATCAAAGCTTCTGCTACCAATGGCTGGCTGGATGGCGAAAGGGCAATGACTGAGTCATTACTTAGTATAAAAAGAGCCGGAGCAAAAGTCATTCTCACCTACTTTGCCAAAGAATTTGCCCTCCTACAACAATAA
- a CDS encoding HAD family hydrolase, with protein MRNQAVIFDMDGVICHTNPFHSEAFKVFFGKRGLNPTEEEFEKHMYGKSNKYIFNHFLGREIVGEEFTNLENEKEGLFREIYADNIKTIPEFLPFLQGLKKEGYRTGVATSAPRANLDLIMGHLKFSPNMESILASENVKNHKPDPEVYLTSAKLLDVNPANCLVFEDSFSGVSAAINAGMQVVGVLSSHAKEDLPPCQLYINDYSEIDLQTVDQLLQ; from the coding sequence ATGAGAAACCAAGCGGTAATTTTTGATATGGATGGTGTGATTTGCCACACCAACCCCTTCCACTCTGAAGCCTTTAAAGTGTTTTTTGGAAAAAGGGGACTTAACCCCACTGAAGAAGAATTCGAAAAACACATGTACGGCAAAAGTAACAAGTACATTTTCAACCATTTCTTAGGAAGAGAAATTGTAGGGGAAGAATTCACAAACCTTGAAAATGAAAAAGAAGGCCTGTTTAGAGAAATATATGCAGACAATATTAAAACGATCCCAGAATTCCTTCCATTTCTCCAAGGATTAAAAAAAGAGGGGTACCGTACAGGTGTGGCTACTTCGGCACCGAGAGCCAATTTAGATCTCATCATGGGTCACCTGAAATTTTCACCTAATATGGAATCAATTTTAGCTAGTGAGAATGTTAAGAACCACAAGCCTGACCCTGAAGTCTACCTTACCTCCGCAAAATTACTGGATGTAAACCCTGCAAATTGTCTGGTTTTCGAAGATTCTTTTTCAGGGGTTTCTGCCGCCATCAACGCGGGGATGCAAGTGGTTGGGGTTCTCTCTTCACATGCCAAAGAAGATCTACCTCCTTGTCAGTTGTATATTAATGACTATTCAGAAATTGATCTACAAACTGTAGATCAACTTTTACAATAA
- the rocD gene encoding ornithine--oxo-acid transaminase gives MKKISSSQEAIQLENKFGAHNYHPLPVVLSKGEGVYLWDVEGKKYYDFLSAYSAVNQGHCHPKIKNALVEQAGTLTLTSRAFYNDTLGPYEEYITSYFGFDKVLPMNTGAEAVETAIKIARKWGYDKKAVQPHQAKIIVAKENFHGRTTTIVSFSTDEDARNNFGPYTPGFIQIPYNDLEALSAVLINNPDTVGFLIEPIQGEAGVITPNQDYIKEAKKLCKEHNVLLMADEIQTGIARTGSLLAVCGNCSCQGHCEKQDSYVEPDILILGKALSGGFFPVSAVLANNTIMEVIHPGQHGSTFGGNPLGAKVAIAALEVVKDERLAQNARHLGDLFRKRMEQLIKKTQLIKLVRGRGLLNAIVINDTADSTTAWDICVGLKDNGLLAKPTHGNIIRFAPPLVMTEEELHDCCDIIERTILNFKKS, from the coding sequence ATGAAGAAAATCAGCTCAAGTCAGGAAGCCATTCAGCTAGAAAATAAATTTGGTGCACACAATTACCACCCCTTGCCAGTGGTCCTTAGTAAAGGCGAAGGGGTTTACCTTTGGGATGTAGAAGGTAAAAAATACTACGATTTTCTCTCTGCGTATTCTGCTGTAAATCAAGGACATTGCCATCCTAAAATAAAAAATGCTCTTGTAGAACAAGCCGGAACACTCACCTTAACATCAAGGGCATTTTACAATGACACACTAGGGCCTTATGAGGAATACATCACCTCCTATTTCGGTTTTGACAAAGTACTCCCAATGAATACTGGAGCGGAAGCCGTAGAGACAGCCATCAAGATTGCTAGGAAATGGGGATACGATAAAAAAGCAGTACAACCACATCAAGCTAAAATAATTGTTGCCAAAGAAAATTTTCATGGTAGGACCACTACTATTGTTTCTTTTTCCACAGATGAGGATGCACGTAATAATTTTGGGCCTTATACACCAGGTTTTATACAAATCCCTTACAACGATCTGGAAGCACTCAGTGCGGTGCTAATCAATAATCCTGACACCGTCGGTTTTCTAATAGAACCGATCCAAGGGGAAGCAGGTGTAATCACCCCTAACCAAGACTATATTAAAGAAGCCAAAAAACTTTGCAAGGAACACAATGTATTGTTAATGGCAGACGAAATACAAACCGGCATAGCTAGAACAGGTTCTTTACTTGCCGTTTGTGGGAATTGCAGCTGTCAAGGACATTGCGAAAAACAAGACAGCTATGTAGAACCTGACATCCTAATTCTTGGAAAGGCACTTTCTGGTGGCTTTTTCCCTGTTTCTGCTGTACTTGCCAACAATACCATTATGGAGGTTATCCATCCCGGACAGCATGGGTCCACCTTTGGAGGTAACCCACTGGGCGCAAAAGTAGCCATCGCTGCATTGGAAGTCGTGAAAGACGAAAGATTAGCACAAAATGCCCGGCATTTGGGGGATTTATTTAGGAAACGCATGGAGCAGCTAATAAAGAAGACCCAACTCATCAAGCTCGTAAGAGGTCGTGGCTTATTAAATGCTATAGTGATCAATGACACTGCAGACAGTACAACTGCCTGGGACATTTGTGTCGGTTTAAAAGACAATGGACTCCTCGCCAAACCTACTCATGGAAATATTATCCGCTTTGCCCCTCCACTTGTAATGACTGAAGAAGAACTTCATGATTGCTGTGACATCATTGAACGCACAATTTTAAATTTTAAAAAATCCTGA
- the rpmB gene encoding 50S ribosomal protein L28, which translates to MAKICDITGKRPQVGNNVSHANNKTKRRFYPNLHKKSFYIPEEDAWITLKVSSSALRTINKKGISAVLKEAQKKGEIIIK; encoded by the coding sequence ATGGCAAAAATTTGTGACATTACTGGAAAAAGGCCTCAGGTAGGAAATAACGTATCACACGCCAATAATAAAACTAAGCGTAGATTTTACCCTAACCTGCATAAGAAGAGCTTTTATATCCCTGAAGAAGACGCATGGATCACTTTAAAGGTGTCGTCCTCAGCTTTGAGAACGATAAATAAAAAAGGAATCAGCGCTGTATTAAAAGAGGCGCAGAAAAAAGGAGAGATTATTATTAAATAA
- the rpmG gene encoding 50S ribosomal protein L33 — MAKKGNRVQVILECTEHKTSGMPGTSRYITTKNRKNTTERLELKKFNPILKKVTVHKEIK, encoded by the coding sequence ATGGCTAAGAAAGGTAATAGAGTTCAGGTGATTTTAGAGTGCACTGAACATAAAACAAGTGGAATGCCCGGGACTTCTCGGTACATCACTACTAAGAACAGAAAAAACACTACAGAAAGGTTGGAACTTAAGAAATTCAACCCCATCTTGAAAAAGGTGACTGTTCACAAGGAAATCAAGTAA
- a CDS encoding DUF4295 domain-containing protein, with amino-acid sequence MAKKVVATLKKEGGVTYAKVIKAVRSEKTGAYTFKEEMVPSQMVQEILKK; translated from the coding sequence ATGGCTAAGAAAGTAGTAGCAACACTGAAAAAAGAAGGTGGCGTGACTTATGCCAAGGTAATTAAGGCAGTTAGATCTGAAAAAACTGGAGCTTATACCTTTAAAGAAGAAATGGTGCCAAGCCAAATGGTTCAGGAAATCCTGAAGAAATAA
- the ftsY gene encoding signal recognition particle-docking protein FtsY, whose product MGIFDFFSKEKKESLDKGLEKSSDNLFSKLGKAIVGKSKVDEDILDELEEILITSDVGVDTTIKIIQRIEERVARDKYISTGELDVLLREEIAGLLEENNTQDLGSFDLPTDKKPYVIMVVGVNGVGKTTTIGKLAHQFKQAGKSVVLGAADTFRAAAVDQLILWGERVDVPVISHGMNTDPASVAFDTVKKAVEMKADVVIVDTAGRLHTKVNLMNELTKIKRVMQKFIPDAPHEILLVLDGSTGQNAFIQAKEFTKATEISALAITKLDGTAKGGVVIGISDQFKIPVKYIGVGEKMSDLQVFNRKEFVDSLFRKKQ is encoded by the coding sequence ATGGGAATATTTGATTTTTTTTCTAAAGAGAAAAAAGAAAGTTTAGATAAGGGACTGGAAAAATCCAGCGATAACCTATTTTCAAAACTAGGAAAAGCCATTGTAGGCAAGTCTAAAGTGGATGAAGACATTTTGGATGAGTTAGAAGAGATTCTTATCACATCCGATGTTGGGGTAGATACTACCATTAAAATCATCCAACGAATCGAGGAAAGGGTTGCTAGAGATAAATATATAAGCACCGGAGAACTTGATGTCTTGCTTAGGGAGGAGATTGCCGGCTTGTTAGAAGAGAACAATACTCAAGATCTTGGTAGTTTTGATCTTCCTACCGACAAAAAACCTTACGTTATTATGGTGGTAGGAGTCAATGGTGTAGGGAAAACCACTACTATTGGAAAATTGGCCCATCAATTTAAGCAAGCAGGCAAGTCGGTTGTACTTGGTGCTGCTGATACTTTTAGGGCCGCAGCAGTGGATCAGTTGATCCTTTGGGGAGAGCGCGTAGACGTCCCTGTTATTTCGCATGGAATGAATACAGACCCAGCTTCGGTAGCATTTGATACTGTCAAAAAGGCCGTAGAAATGAAGGCTGATGTGGTAATTGTAGATACCGCGGGAAGATTGCATACCAAAGTAAACTTAATGAACGAGCTTACTAAAATCAAAAGAGTGATGCAAAAGTTTATCCCAGATGCTCCACATGAAATTTTACTGGTTCTTGATGGGTCTACAGGTCAGAATGCTTTTATTCAAGCCAAGGAATTCACGAAAGCAACTGAAATTAGTGCGCTTGCTATTACCAAATTAGACGGTACAGCCAAGGGTGGAGTGGTAATTGGAATCTCGGACCAATTTAAAATACCAGTGAAATACATAGGTGTAGGGGAGAAGATGAGTGACTTACAGGTTTTTAATAGGAAAGAATTTGTTGATTCATTGTTCCGAAAAAAACAGTAA
- a CDS encoding sulfatase-like hydrolase/transferase: MYFISTRLVLLLLAINVFNSFESKAQDQKPNIIFILTDDQRWDALGYSGNDLIHTPEMDKLAEEGTYFQNALVTTPICAASRATIFTGLYERSHAYTFQTGPIKSAYMETAYPKLLKEAGYKVGFFGKFGVNYKDLNGLFDSFESYDRNGRFSDRRGYYFKTIGADTVHLTRYTGQQALDFIDEADADQPFCLSLSFSAPHAHDSAEKQYFWQDETAPLLDGVTIPKAKISEDRYFDAQPEIVKSGFNRLRWTWRYDTPEKYQHSVKGYYRMISGIDLEIAKIRKQLKAKGMDKNTVIILMGDNGYFLGERQLAGKWLLYDNSVRVPLIVMDPRLKKQSDSKEMAANVDVPSTILDLAGVDVPSGYQGKSLVPVIKGEKLNRDTVLIEHLWDFDNIPPSEGLRTAEWKYFRYINDQSIAEMYNLAEDPMEINNLAKDPRYASKVAQFDKKLDAMTAEFSDNTTAAPINRHIEMVRKPSGKILIDKTPDFGWQVPEGLDFQSAYQILVSSSAEKSKKNIGDVWNSGKVLGGEVSDIAYMGPELTEGKAYYWKVRIWDEDNRTGRYSDSQSFQVGAPDNYISTGNIFEKEEISPKSIQKVATNTWLVDFGKAAFANLSLDYQASKNEILTVRIGEQLKEGRLNAEPQGNIRFEEIEVKVSPGQTAYTLALPKDKRNTGPAAVALPDSFPVLLPFRYAEIVGEKKPKGLTQEAYFSFFDGSQSSFSSSDTVLNQVWELCKYSMKATSYAGIYVDGDRERIPYEADAYINQLSHYAVDWEYPIARRTIEYFMENPTWPTEWQLHVALMFYEDYMYTGNTELIEKYYDELKHKTLMELAREDGLISSANASPEFMKKLGFKDPKIKMKDIVDWPPAQKDTGWKLATAEGERDGFVFTPINTVINALYFRNLEIMGEFARLLNRNDEAREYELMAIKVKKAVNEKLMDPEKGIYLDGEGAGHSSLHANMMPLAFNMVPGENVDAVVDFIKSRGMACSVYGSQYLMDGLYNAGEADYALELMTATHDRSWWNMIAIGSTVTLEAWDMKYKPNSDWNHAWGAVPGNIVARKMWGIQPKSPGAALLEIKPQLGSLTETEITVPFITGKVSASYRKVNNRLQRYVFELPANVSAELILKYNANDAISLNGKKVNTRFGSIRLSPGKNEIELQVNSF, translated from the coding sequence ATGTACTTCATTTCAACAAGACTTGTGCTACTTCTGTTAGCCATTAATGTTTTCAATTCTTTTGAAAGTAAAGCTCAAGATCAAAAGCCAAATATTATATTTATTCTTACTGACGACCAAAGGTGGGATGCCTTAGGCTATTCAGGGAATGATTTAATCCATACACCTGAGATGGATAAATTGGCTGAAGAAGGAACTTATTTTCAAAATGCATTGGTGACTACACCTATTTGCGCTGCAAGTAGAGCGACCATTTTTACTGGTTTATATGAACGTAGCCATGCTTACACTTTTCAAACAGGCCCGATAAAATCAGCTTATATGGAAACGGCCTATCCGAAATTGCTCAAAGAGGCAGGTTATAAAGTAGGATTTTTTGGCAAATTTGGTGTTAACTATAAAGACTTGAATGGCTTGTTTGATTCCTTCGAATCCTATGACAGGAATGGGAGATTTTCAGATCGACGTGGCTATTATTTCAAAACCATTGGAGCGGATACCGTACACCTGACACGTTATACTGGACAGCAGGCACTTGATTTTATTGATGAAGCAGATGCTGATCAGCCATTCTGTCTTTCTCTTTCTTTTAGTGCACCACATGCTCATGATTCCGCAGAAAAACAATACTTCTGGCAAGATGAGACAGCTCCACTACTTGATGGGGTAACTATCCCTAAGGCGAAAATATCTGAAGATCGTTATTTTGATGCTCAGCCTGAGATTGTTAAAAGCGGATTTAATAGGCTTAGGTGGACTTGGAGGTACGATACACCAGAAAAATACCAGCATAGTGTAAAAGGTTACTACCGAATGATCTCTGGGATTGATCTTGAGATTGCTAAAATTAGAAAACAATTAAAAGCCAAAGGGATGGATAAAAATACCGTCATCATCCTGATGGGAGACAATGGCTACTTTTTGGGCGAGCGTCAATTGGCTGGGAAATGGTTGTTGTACGACAATTCAGTCAGGGTACCATTGATCGTTATGGATCCAAGATTGAAAAAACAATCAGACTCCAAAGAAATGGCAGCCAATGTGGATGTTCCTTCTACGATATTGGATTTGGCTGGAGTTGATGTTCCATCGGGATATCAAGGAAAGAGCTTGGTTCCAGTGATCAAAGGAGAAAAACTTAATAGAGATACTGTATTAATAGAACATCTATGGGATTTTGATAACATACCACCAAGTGAGGGACTTAGAACTGCAGAATGGAAGTATTTTCGCTATATTAATGACCAATCAATAGCCGAAATGTATAACCTGGCGGAAGATCCGATGGAAATAAACAACTTGGCAAAGGATCCTCGATATGCTAGTAAAGTGGCGCAATTTGACAAAAAATTGGACGCCATGACAGCTGAGTTCTCGGACAATACTACGGCTGCTCCAATCAATAGGCATATCGAAATGGTAAGGAAACCATCTGGAAAAATACTTATTGATAAAACCCCTGATTTTGGCTGGCAGGTGCCAGAAGGATTGGACTTTCAATCGGCTTATCAAATATTGGTCAGTAGCTCAGCAGAGAAGAGTAAGAAAAATATTGGAGATGTTTGGAACAGTGGAAAAGTTTTGGGTGGCGAGGTGTCTGATATTGCTTATATGGGACCTGAACTGACGGAAGGTAAGGCTTATTATTGGAAGGTGAGGATTTGGGACGAGGACAATCGGACAGGAAGGTATTCAGACAGTCAAAGTTTTCAGGTAGGGGCACCTGATAATTACATTTCCACAGGTAATATATTTGAGAAGGAAGAAATCTCTCCAAAATCAATTCAAAAAGTAGCAACCAATACCTGGCTGGTTGATTTTGGAAAAGCTGCTTTTGCAAACTTATCATTAGATTATCAAGCCTCAAAAAATGAGATCTTAACCGTGAGGATAGGTGAACAACTCAAAGAGGGAAGGTTAAATGCTGAACCTCAAGGGAATATTAGATTTGAGGAGATAGAAGTTAAAGTTAGTCCCGGTCAAACTGCATATACCTTGGCATTGCCAAAAGACAAGAGAAATACTGGGCCTGCTGCCGTTGCCCTTCCTGATAGTTTTCCTGTGTTACTCCCATTCCGATATGCGGAAATTGTAGGAGAAAAGAAACCAAAAGGGCTTACTCAAGAAGCTTATTTTAGTTTTTTTGATGGCAGTCAAAGTAGTTTTAGCAGTTCAGACACTGTTTTGAATCAAGTGTGGGAGCTATGTAAGTACTCCATGAAGGCCACTTCTTACGCCGGAATATATGTAGACGGTGACAGGGAGAGAATTCCTTACGAAGCGGATGCCTATATCAATCAGCTTAGTCACTATGCTGTAGATTGGGAATACCCAATTGCCAGAAGGACCATTGAGTATTTTATGGAAAACCCTACTTGGCCCACCGAGTGGCAATTGCATGTAGCCTTGATGTTTTACGAGGATTATATGTACACAGGAAATACAGAGCTTATAGAAAAATATTATGATGAACTGAAGCATAAAACGCTAATGGAATTGGCGAGGGAAGATGGCTTAATTAGTTCAGCAAATGCAAGTCCTGAATTCATGAAAAAGCTCGGTTTTAAGGATCCCAAAATCAAAATGAAAGACATTGTTGACTGGCCACCAGCACAGAAGGATACAGGTTGGAAGTTAGCGACTGCGGAAGGAGAAAGAGATGGATTTGTCTTCACTCCAATCAATACAGTAATAAATGCATTGTACTTCCGTAACCTGGAAATCATGGGTGAATTTGCTCGTCTTCTCAATAGAAATGATGAAGCCAGAGAATACGAATTGATGGCCATTAAAGTAAAAAAGGCTGTCAATGAAAAACTAATGGATCCTGAAAAAGGGATTTATTTAGACGGTGAAGGTGCAGGTCATTCCTCACTTCATGCCAATATGATGCCTTTGGCATTTAATATGGTGCCGGGAGAAAATGTGGATGCAGTGGTCGATTTTATAAAATCTAGAGGGATGGCCTGTAGTGTTTATGGTTCCCAGTACCTAATGGATGGCTTGTACAATGCTGGTGAAGCAGACTATGCTCTAGAACTGATGACTGCTACCCATGACCGGAGTTGGTGGAACATGATTGCTATTGGATCAACAGTAACTTTGGAGGCCTGGGACATGAAGTACAAGCCTAACTCAGATTGGAACCATGCCTGGGGTGCTGTGCCAGGAAATATAGTTGCACGAAAAATGTGGGGAATTCAACCCAAATCTCCAGGTGCAGCATTATTGGAAATAAAACCTCAATTAGGAAGCTTGACAGAAACGGAAATAACCGTTCCCTTTATCACTGGGAAGGTTAGTGCTTCTTATAGAAAAGTAAATAATCGTTTGCAACGCTATGTTTTTGAATTGCCTGCCAATGTTTCTGCAGAGTTAATTCTTAAATACAATGCCAATGATGCCATCTCCCTTAATGGTAAAAAAGTCAATACCCGTTTCGGATCTATTCGACTTTCTCCTGGGAAAAATGAAATAGAATTGCAGGTCAATTCATTTTAA
- a CDS encoding cation diffusion facilitator family transporter yields MAAHHHHHQSGKNLKIAFFLNLGFTLLEIVGGLYVNSIAIISDAVHDLGDSLSLGTAWYLDKKSKQGSDKKFSFGYARFSLLGALINSIVLIGGSIYVISEAFGRLLNPEQADAKGMFYFAVIGVLVNGYAAWKMSGGKTLNEKVVSWHLLEDVLGWVAVMIVAIVLNFKDIPFLDPALSLLITAYILWGVIGRLKETLYVFLQGVPKEINLVKIEKELLSIDHVQSLHHTHIWSLEGEHHVFSTHLKLERISSFEKLMEVKNEAKAHLEKYHFKHFTIETELDTENCELGSD; encoded by the coding sequence ATGGCAGCACATCACCACCACCATCAATCCGGTAAAAATCTAAAAATTGCGTTTTTTCTAAATCTGGGGTTTACCCTTTTGGAAATCGTTGGAGGGCTATATGTAAATAGTATTGCCATTATTTCTGATGCAGTTCATGATTTGGGAGACAGTCTGTCACTGGGTACTGCCTGGTATTTGGATAAAAAGTCCAAACAAGGCTCGGATAAAAAATTCTCTTTTGGTTACGCCCGGTTTTCGCTATTGGGGGCACTAATTAATAGCATTGTATTGATAGGCGGGTCAATATATGTGATTAGTGAGGCATTTGGTCGCTTACTGAATCCTGAACAAGCAGATGCGAAAGGGATGTTTTATTTTGCAGTTATTGGTGTCCTTGTTAATGGATATGCGGCCTGGAAAATGAGCGGGGGAAAAACATTGAACGAGAAAGTGGTTTCCTGGCATCTACTAGAAGATGTACTAGGCTGGGTGGCCGTTATGATAGTCGCAATCGTGTTGAATTTCAAGGATATCCCTTTTCTAGATCCAGCACTTTCCTTGCTTATTACGGCCTATATTCTTTGGGGCGTGATAGGAAGATTGAAGGAAACCTTGTATGTGTTTCTTCAGGGGGTGCCAAAGGAAATCAATTTAGTTAAAATTGAAAAGGAACTGCTTTCGATTGATCACGTACAGTCCCTACATCATACGCATATTTGGTCTCTCGAAGGGGAGCACCATGTATTTTCAACTCATTTGAAACTGGAGCGAATCAGCTCTTTTGAAAAATTAATGGAAGTGAAAAATGAGGCGAAAGCACATTTGGAAAAATACCATTTCAAACATTTCACTATAGAGACAGAATTAGATACTGAAAATTGTGAGCTGGGCTCAGACTAA
- a CDS encoding dienelactone hydrolase family protein, giving the protein MKPLKKEDLNQEVFDLYDDYAHSRIDRREFVNKLSNFAVGGLTVAAIMGFLMPNYAKTSRFSEADPRLIEETITYKSPKGAGTMKGLLVRPKEVSGKLPGIVVVHENRGLNPYVEDTARQAALDGFIALAPDALSPMGGYPGTDDEGRTMQGKRDREEMLQDFIAGFETLKTHEQCTGKVGVVGFCFGGWVSNMMAVRVPDLSAAVPFYGGQPTAEETAAINAPLMLHFAGLDTRVNAGWPDYEKALKANDKTYTAYMYPEVNHGFHNHSTPRYDEAAAKLAWGRTIDFFKEHLK; this is encoded by the coding sequence ATGAAACCCCTGAAAAAAGAAGACCTTAACCAAGAAGTTTTTGACCTCTATGATGATTATGCCCACAGTAGGATAGATCGCAGAGAATTTGTTAATAAGCTTTCCAACTTTGCAGTAGGAGGTTTAACAGTCGCCGCTATCATGGGTTTTTTGATGCCCAATTATGCCAAGACAAGTCGGTTTTCTGAAGCCGATCCTCGTCTAATTGAAGAGACCATTACTTATAAATCCCCAAAGGGAGCAGGCACCATGAAAGGATTACTTGTACGTCCAAAAGAGGTATCAGGGAAATTGCCGGGGATAGTTGTAGTGCACGAAAACAGAGGGCTTAATCCCTATGTTGAGGACACTGCGCGTCAGGCTGCTTTGGATGGGTTTATTGCTTTGGCACCTGATGCCTTGTCACCTATGGGAGGATACCCGGGTACAGATGATGAGGGTAGAACTATGCAAGGCAAAAGAGATAGAGAGGAAATGTTGCAGGATTTTATTGCAGGTTTTGAAACCTTGAAAACGCATGAGCAATGCACGGGTAAAGTAGGGGTAGTAGGGTTTTGCTTTGGAGGATGGGTTTCCAATATGATGGCAGTTAGGGTGCCTGATCTTTCGGCAGCTGTTCCATTTTATGGAGGTCAACCTACGGCAGAAGAAACTGCGGCCATAAATGCTCCCTTGATGTTACATTTTGCAGGCTTAGATACCAGGGTAAATGCAGGTTGGCCAGATTATGAGAAAGCGTTAAAGGCAAATGACAAAACCTATACGGCTTATATGTATCCTGAAGTTAACCATGGTTTCCACAATCATTCCACTCCTCGATATGATGAGGCTGCTGCAAAACTTGCCTGGGGAAGAACGATTGATTTTTTCAAAGAGCATTTGAAGTAG
- a CDS encoding RipA family octameric membrane protein, protein MKIFICCRSIDKIKCDEIISDLLNDSENSVAILKQTDHVENWQEVVESSIKESDFVLFLIGHETFMSNQILWEFEKSKSLYKHIIGIKLENASEDSIRFFQGFKVFNNTIQALKYIDKVFISDRELKIEQYKIMINSTEKVTDARMKVNNLFFTITSSILSVAFILGKTYSFIPLSVLAMIVFTGLALLTTFFWDRLVSSYGDLNTGKFKVIGKIEKDLRTNMFEEEWRILTQEIEYESNTKTEMKIIGQFRFFIILALLIEICYLLYDFC, encoded by the coding sequence ATGAAAATATTTATTTGCTGCAGAAGCATAGACAAAATAAAGTGTGATGAAATTATTTCTGATTTATTGAATGATTCTGAGAATTCTGTTGCCATATTAAAGCAGACTGACCATGTTGAAAACTGGCAAGAAGTTGTTGAATCAAGCATTAAAGAAAGTGATTTTGTTTTGTTTTTAATTGGTCATGAGACATTCATGAGTAATCAAATACTTTGGGAGTTTGAAAAGTCAAAAAGTCTTTACAAGCATATAATTGGAATTAAACTTGAAAATGCTTCAGAAGATTCTATTCGATTTTTTCAAGGATTTAAAGTTTTTAATAATACAATTCAGGCATTAAAATATATCGATAAAGTATTTATAAGTGACCGAGAACTTAAAATAGAGCAATACAAAATTATGATTAATTCGACTGAGAAGGTAACAGATGCAAGAATGAAGGTGAATAATTTATTTTTCACTATTACATCTTCAATTCTATCCGTTGCGTTTATTTTAGGCAAAACTTATAGTTTTATTCCATTAAGTGTGTTAGCGATGATTGTTTTTACTGGACTTGCTTTGTTAACTACTTTCTTTTGGGATAGGTTGGTAAGTTCTTATGGGGATTTAAATACTGGTAAATTCAAAGTAATTGGAAAGATAGAGAAAGATTTAAGAACAAATATGTTTGAAGAGGAATGGCGTATCCTGACACAGGAAATTGAATATGAGTCTAATACGAAAACAGAAATGAAAATTATTGGACAGTTTAGGTTTTTTATAATTCTGGCCCTGTTAATTGAGATTTGTTATCTGCTTTATGATTTTTGCTAA